The following are from one region of the Stigmatella ashevillena genome:
- a CDS encoding TonB-dependent receptor domain-containing protein, producing the protein MIWFRPAFLLLLPLLLASPLALANNTADEADVAFELGNEAYARGNYNEALSAYFTSYRLVPNRNVLFNIARCYEAQNRLNEAYRYYDDLSNEALSNDDATEVRRALERLRPRVALVRVTTVPEGAEVYIDRTDLGSRGRSPQTLALSPGRHKVMVSKEGYQPAEATVFLARGKPVSQDIALTLITGLVELTGTPEGAEVRNAPDGPVLTQVPGTLRLPPGQHLLYVRAPGHAPAQLVAEVTADATVRVPVALRVQEKPSGRLVVTANRDNASVRVDGQPAGFTPTVLTLPEGEHTLEVESLEVRPLRKQVHVVAEQEVKVHAELRYIPPPVRAASKGLLSVDEAPASTTVLSQEELRAFGWRTLAEALSGVRGFFLVDDRNYTHVGVRGFSPPGDLNTRLLILWDGHALNDVWAGQGYAAHDLAVDLEEVERIEVVRGPGSALYGTGAFFAVINVVPRESLGTRRAELTGAVGALGTTRVHATSGWDNGTGRSVLVSAAGIHARGADTTPLGPGVRVVGLDGERAGTASLRARLGHLTLMAQLHGRRKDIPTGASHTVIGAEGTQVQDVRGFAEARYERPLGERVTLSLRGSLDLSRYRGYWMYYEDAEGSPLTRDTDAGQAEWLSAEARVLLNLFAGNHLTLGLEGQHQLRIEQEVFGGEGLLPLNKRTLLSLYLLDEWRMHPRLSLSVGIRVDRYSDLNTTPFTPRLAVIGRPYAVGLTKFVVGRAFRAPNAYELFYEDRLVTQRPALELDPETITTFELEHSHDLTDELRLTLAGYHNRISNLVTLEQEQLGTPQCGAPTGTEQCLVYRNNSGETLAWGAEAGIHWQPGRYLLVDVSYSYVTLRNASDEVQSASPAHIASGRLLLPLGNGEMRLATQATYQSTRKSSADGPSVGEAVLVSFGVSGDLARFRYFAGVQNLLDERYALPVSNEISTEPVPQYGRTFTLQLTGAF; encoded by the coding sequence ATGATCTGGTTTCGGCCCGCCTTCCTCCTCTTGCTGCCGCTGCTGCTCGCTTCCCCGCTCGCGCTGGCCAACAACACCGCCGACGAGGCGGATGTCGCCTTCGAGCTGGGAAACGAAGCCTACGCCCGGGGCAACTACAACGAGGCCCTGAGCGCCTACTTCACCAGCTACCGCCTGGTGCCCAACCGCAACGTCCTCTTCAACATCGCCCGCTGTTACGAGGCCCAGAACCGCCTCAACGAGGCCTACCGCTACTACGACGACCTCTCCAACGAGGCGCTCTCCAACGACGACGCCACCGAGGTGCGGCGCGCCCTGGAGCGGCTCCGTCCCCGGGTGGCCCTGGTGCGCGTCACCACCGTCCCCGAAGGCGCCGAGGTCTATATCGATCGCACGGACCTGGGCAGCCGGGGGCGCTCCCCCCAGACGCTCGCGCTGTCCCCCGGGCGCCACAAGGTCATGGTGAGCAAGGAGGGCTACCAGCCCGCCGAGGCCACCGTGTTCCTCGCGCGCGGCAAGCCGGTGTCCCAGGACATCGCGCTGACCCTCATCACCGGCCTCGTGGAGCTGACGGGCACCCCCGAGGGGGCCGAGGTGCGCAACGCGCCGGACGGCCCCGTGCTCACCCAGGTGCCCGGCACGCTGCGCCTACCGCCCGGCCAGCACCTGCTCTACGTCCGCGCGCCGGGCCACGCCCCCGCCCAGCTCGTCGCCGAAGTGACCGCCGATGCCACCGTGAGGGTCCCCGTGGCGCTGCGCGTTCAGGAGAAGCCCTCCGGGCGCCTCGTCGTCACCGCCAACCGCGACAACGCCAGCGTGCGCGTGGATGGGCAGCCCGCGGGCTTCACCCCCACTGTGCTCACCCTGCCCGAGGGCGAGCACACGCTGGAAGTCGAGAGCCTCGAGGTGCGCCCCCTGCGCAAGCAGGTGCACGTGGTGGCCGAGCAGGAAGTCAAAGTCCACGCCGAGCTGCGCTACATCCCCCCGCCCGTGCGCGCCGCCTCCAAGGGCCTGCTCTCCGTGGACGAGGCCCCCGCCTCCACCACCGTGCTCTCCCAGGAGGAGCTGCGCGCCTTCGGCTGGCGCACCCTGGCCGAGGCCCTGTCCGGGGTGCGCGGTTTCTTCCTCGTGGATGACCGCAACTACACCCACGTGGGCGTGCGCGGCTTCTCCCCGCCCGGAGACCTCAACACCCGCCTGCTCATCCTCTGGGATGGCCATGCGCTGAACGACGTGTGGGCTGGCCAGGGCTACGCGGCGCACGACCTCGCGGTGGACCTGGAAGAGGTGGAGCGCATCGAGGTGGTGCGCGGCCCGGGCAGCGCCCTGTACGGCACGGGCGCCTTCTTCGCCGTCATCAACGTGGTGCCGCGCGAGTCGCTGGGCACGCGGCGCGCGGAGCTGACCGGGGCGGTGGGGGCGCTGGGCACCACCCGCGTGCACGCCACCTCGGGCTGGGACAACGGCACGGGCCGCTCGGTGCTCGTCTCCGCCGCGGGAATACACGCCCGGGGCGCGGACACCACGCCGCTCGGCCCCGGCGTCCGCGTGGTGGGGCTCGACGGGGAGCGGGCGGGCACCGCCTCCCTGCGCGCGCGCCTGGGCCACCTCACCCTGATGGCCCAGCTCCACGGCCGCCGGAAGGACATCCCCACCGGCGCCTCCCACACGGTGATCGGCGCCGAGGGCACCCAGGTCCAGGACGTGCGCGGCTTCGCCGAGGCCCGGTATGAGCGCCCCCTGGGCGAGCGCGTCACCCTGTCCCTCCGAGGCTCGCTCGATCTGAGCCGGTACCGGGGCTACTGGATGTATTACGAGGATGCCGAGGGCTCACCCCTCACCCGGGACACCGACGCCGGCCAGGCCGAGTGGCTCTCGGCCGAGGCGCGGGTGCTGCTGAACCTGTTCGCGGGCAACCACCTCACGCTCGGCCTGGAGGGCCAGCACCAGCTGCGCATCGAGCAGGAAGTTTTTGGCGGCGAGGGCCTGCTGCCCTTGAACAAGCGCACGCTGCTGTCGCTCTACCTCCTGGACGAGTGGCGCATGCACCCGCGGCTGAGCCTGTCGGTGGGCATCCGCGTGGACCGGTACTCGGACCTGAACACCACCCCCTTCACCCCCCGGCTGGCCGTCATCGGGCGCCCCTACGCGGTGGGCCTCACCAAGTTCGTCGTGGGCCGCGCCTTCCGCGCCCCCAACGCCTACGAGTTGTTCTACGAGGACCGGCTCGTCACCCAGCGGCCCGCGCTCGAGTTGGATCCGGAGACCATCACCACCTTCGAGCTGGAGCACTCGCACGACCTGACGGATGAGCTGCGGCTGACGCTCGCGGGCTACCACAACCGCATCTCCAACCTGGTGACGCTGGAGCAGGAGCAGCTGGGCACGCCCCAGTGCGGCGCCCCCACCGGCACCGAGCAGTGCCTCGTCTACCGCAACAACTCCGGCGAGACGCTCGCCTGGGGCGCCGAGGCCGGCATCCACTGGCAACCGGGCCGCTACCTCCTGGTGGACGTGAGCTACTCCTATGTGACGTTGCGCAATGCCTCGGACGAGGTGCAGTCCGCCTCCCCGGCCCACATCGCCTCCGGACGCCTGCTGCTGCCCCTGGGCAACGGGGAGATGCGGCTGGCCACCCAGGCCACCTACCAGAGCACGCGCAAGAGCAGCGCCGACGGCCCCAGCGTGGGCGAGGCCGTGCTCGTCAGCTTTGGTGTCTCCGGGGACCTGGCCCGCTTCCGCTACTTCGCCGGCGTCCAGAACCTGCTGGATGAGCGGTACGCGCTTCCAGTGAGCAACGAAATCTCCACGGAACCCGTGCCCCAATACGGCCGCACCTTCACCCTTCAGCTCACGGGAGCCTTCTGA
- a CDS encoding NUDIX hydrolase → MHAPLETRKVAQQLTNALTRVAYRGAYSLAMAYWFVRRPEGSGVLVGIWCGQRVLLLQNSYKRLFSMPGGGAHRGESVPETGARELREEVGLTVAPASLRDAFEVVVWEEFKRDHVFFVELDVETEPPLTLDQREVVWANFIDVRDALRLPLSAHVRAYLTDAVRRRPRPPP, encoded by the coding sequence ATGCACGCCCCGCTGGAAACCCGGAAGGTGGCACAGCAGCTCACCAACGCCCTGACCCGCGTGGCGTACCGGGGGGCCTACTCGCTGGCCATGGCGTACTGGTTCGTCCGCCGCCCCGAGGGCAGCGGCGTCCTCGTCGGCATCTGGTGTGGCCAACGCGTTCTGTTGCTCCAGAACTCGTACAAGCGCCTGTTCAGCATGCCGGGAGGCGGCGCTCACCGGGGCGAGTCCGTCCCGGAGACGGGCGCGCGCGAGCTGCGCGAGGAGGTGGGCCTCACCGTGGCGCCTGCCTCCCTGCGCGACGCCTTCGAGGTGGTGGTGTGGGAGGAGTTCAAGCGGGACCATGTCTTTTTCGTGGAACTGGACGTGGAGACTGAACCCCCGCTCACCCTCGACCAACGCGAGGTGGTTTGGGCAAACTTCATCGATGTCCGGGACGCGTTGCGGCTGCCTCTGTCCGCCCACGTCCGTGCCTACCTCACCGACGCCGTGCGAAGACGGCCCCGCCCTCCGCCCTGA
- a CDS encoding GNAT family N-acetyltransferase, giving the protein MRSPASPLSLDALALSFISPGHPLYEEELELRFRVLREPLGFPRSAVAFPFEQESLHLVAHQGGTVAGCVLFHPESPSEGRLFQMAVLPALQGRGLGARLVSGLEAELPRRGMRSVHLHARAPVVPFYERLGYTVFGEPFTEVNIPHRHMRKSLPSSILGGLEA; this is encoded by the coding sequence ATGCGCTCTCCTGCCTCTCCGCTCTCCCTGGATGCCCTCGCGCTGAGCTTCATCTCCCCCGGGCATCCTCTCTATGAGGAAGAGCTGGAACTGCGCTTCCGCGTGCTGCGCGAGCCCCTGGGTTTTCCGCGCTCCGCGGTGGCCTTTCCCTTCGAGCAGGAGAGCCTCCACCTAGTGGCCCACCAGGGAGGCACCGTGGCGGGGTGTGTCCTCTTCCACCCCGAAAGCCCCTCGGAAGGCCGCCTCTTCCAGATGGCCGTCTTGCCTGCCCTCCAAGGGCGCGGGCTGGGGGCGCGGCTCGTCTCCGGGCTCGAGGCGGAGCTGCCGCGGCGCGGCATGCGCTCCGTCCACCTCCATGCGCGCGCCCCCGTGGTCCCTTTCTATGAGCGCCTGGGCTACACCGTCTTCGGTGAGCCTTTCACGGAAGTGAACATTCCCCATCGGCACATGCGCAAGTCGCTGCCATCCTCTATCCTCGGTGGCCTGGAGGCGTAA
- a CDS encoding WecB/TagA/CpsF family glycosyltransferase, translating to MTGTPERELATRARDFLELHERIHRVEDARAQQALLEQLQHPSRPFIVSFVNAHAANLGWNTPAMLESLLRSDLLLRDGIGVKLGLQAFGQPPGLNMNGTDFIPRIAHAYRGRRAALFGTKSPWLDTARQKLEDAGLLVVACHDGFSPPETYLELAAETKPELILLAMGMPKQEDIAVRLRERLTHPVLIVNGGAILDFLGGKVSRAPPMLRTLGLEWMYRLYLEPQRLARRYLLGIPVFFSHVAVTRLVDPQTSKGQKGSI from the coding sequence ATGACGGGCACCCCAGAGCGCGAACTGGCAACGCGTGCACGAGACTTCCTCGAGCTGCACGAGCGGATCCACCGCGTCGAGGACGCGCGCGCGCAGCAGGCGCTGCTCGAACAACTCCAACACCCGTCCCGCCCCTTCATCGTCTCCTTCGTCAACGCGCACGCGGCCAACCTGGGGTGGAACACGCCGGCCATGCTGGAAAGCCTGCTGAGATCGGATCTGCTGCTGCGCGATGGCATCGGCGTGAAGCTGGGGCTCCAGGCCTTCGGGCAGCCGCCCGGGCTGAACATGAACGGCACCGACTTCATCCCGCGCATCGCCCACGCCTACCGGGGCCGCCGCGCCGCGCTCTTCGGCACCAAGTCCCCCTGGCTGGACACCGCGCGGCAGAAGCTGGAGGACGCGGGGCTCCTCGTCGTGGCCTGCCACGATGGCTTCTCCCCGCCGGAGACGTACCTGGAGCTGGCCGCCGAAACGAAGCCGGAGCTCATCCTGCTCGCCATGGGCATGCCCAAGCAGGAGGACATCGCGGTGCGCCTGCGCGAGCGCCTCACGCACCCGGTGCTCATCGTCAACGGCGGCGCCATCCTCGACTTCCTCGGAGGCAAGGTCTCCCGGGCACCCCCCATGCTCCGCACGCTCGGCCTGGAGTGGATGTACCGCCTCTATTTGGAGCCGCAAAGGCTCGCTCGCCGGTATCTTCTCGGAATACCGGTCTTCTTCTCACACGTGGCCGTCACCCGGTTGGTTGATCCCCAAACGTCCAAGGGCCAGAAAGGGTCAATCTGA
- a CDS encoding acyltransferase family protein, giving the protein MAFDRAHAEFLSTRHFPGLDGLRCLSVLLVVAYHVSGQHSGLLGRGYLGVSLFFAISGFLITTLLLRERDGHGRISLARFYGRRALRIFPLYYAVIAVYVVTVLILEKGVLEKAEFFGNLPAFLTYTSNWFVPLVPDKRIIFYFAWSLATEEQFYLIWPGVMRVARRWGAPAFMGVLLTVSLIAPWAVETGRLDGGPLWVRILASFSPAICLGCLAAYTVHSRAGFAWVYRALGAPWCAPALLVLVLAAVSTDGTAFWLTSLVMTALVVACCLRNDHLLMPLLTLAPVRYIGMISYGIYLMHMLALNTVRRALPGQGFTIYFLLTIALSVVGAGLSYRYFESRFLRIKQRLTLEPKSPAGPAPEKHVQAAVTSRPPPSTAPASNPVP; this is encoded by the coding sequence ATGGCCTTCGATCGCGCCCATGCGGAATTCCTGAGCACCCGTCACTTCCCAGGACTGGATGGACTGCGCTGCTTGAGCGTCCTCCTGGTGGTGGCGTACCACGTCTCCGGCCAGCACTCGGGCCTGCTGGGGCGTGGCTACCTGGGTGTCTCGCTCTTCTTCGCCATCAGTGGCTTCCTCATCACCACGCTGCTGTTGCGTGAGCGCGATGGGCACGGCCGCATCTCCCTGGCCCGCTTCTATGGCCGACGCGCGCTGCGCATCTTCCCGCTCTACTACGCGGTGATCGCCGTGTACGTGGTGACGGTGCTGATCCTGGAGAAGGGCGTCCTGGAGAAGGCCGAGTTCTTCGGCAACCTGCCGGCCTTCCTCACGTACACCTCCAACTGGTTCGTGCCGCTGGTGCCGGACAAGCGCATCATCTTCTACTTCGCCTGGTCGCTGGCCACCGAGGAACAGTTCTATTTGATCTGGCCCGGGGTAATGCGCGTGGCGCGCCGCTGGGGGGCCCCGGCCTTCATGGGGGTGCTGCTCACCGTGTCGCTCATTGCGCCGTGGGCGGTGGAGACGGGCCGACTCGACGGGGGACCGCTCTGGGTGCGGATCCTCGCCAGCTTCTCCCCGGCCATCTGCCTGGGCTGTCTGGCCGCGTACACCGTGCACTCGCGCGCGGGCTTCGCATGGGTGTACCGGGCGCTGGGAGCGCCGTGGTGTGCCCCGGCGCTCCTGGTCCTCGTGCTGGCCGCCGTGTCCACGGATGGGACGGCCTTCTGGCTCACCTCGCTGGTGATGACGGCGCTGGTGGTGGCCTGCTGCCTGCGCAATGATCACCTGCTCATGCCGCTGCTCACCCTGGCGCCGGTGCGCTACATCGGGATGATCAGCTACGGCATCTACCTGATGCACATGCTGGCGCTGAACACGGTGCGGCGCGCGCTGCCGGGCCAGGGCTTCACCATCTACTTCCTGCTGACCATCGCCCTGAGCGTGGTGGGTGCGGGCCTGAGCTACCGCTACTTCGAGAGCCGCTTCCTGCGCATCAAGCAGCGCCTGACACTGGAGCCCAAATCCCCGGCCGGCCCCGCCCCGGAGAAGCACGTCCAGGCCGCGGTGACATCGCGGCCTCCGCCCTCGACCGCGCCTGCCTCGAATCCCGTGCCGTGA
- a CDS encoding HD domain-containing protein — protein MVAENQVPLHGSGMQQIVGFILELDKLKGVTRKTRPLGLARYENSAEHSWQIAMLAASLAHHADTALNVPHVVSMLLVHDIGEIDTGDTLAYAEGGWDERKAAERAAVKRIFGLLPEAQGAAFLALWEEFERGDTPEARFAHAVDRAMPVLLNLANEGQSWRENGISHERVVRRIAPPIQAGCPALWEYLEVRLEEARQKGWFGA, from the coding sequence ATGGTGGCTGAGAATCAGGTCCCGTTGCACGGCAGCGGCATGCAGCAGATCGTCGGCTTCATCCTGGAGTTGGACAAGCTCAAGGGGGTGACGCGCAAGACCCGGCCGCTGGGCCTTGCGCGCTATGAGAACTCCGCCGAGCACAGCTGGCAGATCGCGATGCTGGCCGCCTCCCTGGCGCACCATGCCGACACGGCCCTGAATGTCCCGCACGTGGTCAGCATGCTGCTGGTGCACGACATTGGCGAGATCGACACCGGGGACACCCTGGCCTATGCCGAGGGCGGCTGGGACGAGCGCAAGGCGGCCGAGCGGGCGGCGGTGAAGCGGATTTTCGGACTGCTGCCAGAAGCCCAGGGGGCCGCCTTCCTGGCGTTGTGGGAAGAGTTCGAGCGCGGCGACACGCCGGAAGCCCGCTTCGCCCATGCTGTGGACCGGGCCATGCCGGTCTTGCTGAACCTGGCCAACGAGGGGCAGAGCTGGCGCGAGAACGGCATCAGCCATGAGCGCGTCGTCCGCCGCATCGCCCCGCCGATCCAGGCGGGCTGCCCGGCCCTGTGGGAGTATCTGGAAGTCCGCCTCGAAGAGGCTCGCCAGAAGGGCTGGTTCGGCGCCTGA
- a CDS encoding NUDIX hydrolase: protein MPPSIDKIAWIHLANGRILTARSKGKDTYYLPGGKRDPGETDLDTLAREIEEELSVRIKPETISHLGTFEAQAHGKADGVQVRMACYTADFDGELKPASEIEELAWLTYADRDRVSLVSQIIFEKLRELKQLS, encoded by the coding sequence ATGCCCCCCTCCATCGACAAGATCGCCTGGATCCACCTCGCCAACGGTCGCATCCTGACCGCCCGCTCCAAGGGAAAGGACACCTATTACCTGCCTGGAGGAAAAAGGGATCCGGGCGAGACGGACCTCGACACCCTCGCGCGGGAAATCGAGGAGGAACTGTCGGTTCGCATCAAGCCCGAAACCATCTCGCACCTCGGCACGTTCGAAGCCCAGGCCCACGGCAAGGCGGACGGGGTCCAGGTCCGGATGGCCTGCTACACGGCGGACTTCGACGGAGAGCTGAAGCCCGCCTCGGAGATCGAGGAATTGGCCTGGCTGACCTACGCGGACCGAGACCGTGTCTCCTTGGTCAGCCAGATCATCTTCGAGAAGCTCCGGGAGCTGAAACAGCTGTCCTGA
- a CDS encoding GNAT family N-acetyltransferase has translation MKVLETDRLILRRLSLEDAGFILKLVNEPSWLRFIGDKGVRTLDDARGYLLKGPLEMYARLGFGLYRVGLKEDGQSIGLCGLIKRDALPDVDIGFAFLPGFWGKGYAYEAASAVVAYGHESLGLKRLVAIASPDNDRSIQLLEKLGLRFERLMTLSAGAEPVKLLARDF, from the coding sequence ATGAAAGTCTTGGAAACAGACCGGCTGATCCTCCGCAGGCTTTCCCTCGAGGATGCTGGGTTCATCTTGAAGCTGGTGAATGAGCCCTCGTGGCTGCGGTTCATCGGCGACAAGGGCGTGAGGACCCTCGACGATGCACGGGGCTATCTGCTCAAGGGGCCGCTCGAGATGTACGCCCGGCTCGGCTTCGGCCTGTACCGGGTGGGACTGAAAGAGGATGGCCAGTCCATCGGGCTCTGTGGGCTGATCAAGAGAGACGCCTTGCCGGATGTGGACATTGGCTTCGCCTTTCTTCCCGGCTTCTGGGGCAAGGGATATGCCTACGAAGCGGCCTCGGCGGTGGTGGCGTATGGGCATGAGTCCCTGGGCCTGAAGCGCCTCGTGGCGATCGCCTCCCCCGACAATGACCGATCGATCCAGTTGCTCGAAAAGCTGGGCTTGAGGTTCGAGCGGCTGATGACGCTCTCCGCAGGGGCGGAGCCCGTGAAGCTGTTGGCGCGCGACTTCTAA
- a CDS encoding DNA polymerase beta superfamily protein → MTRDTSPPGQDRSETPARPRGYEQVDRLSVPLPHGTEVTTRVERLAGERRIPQGVVGRVARARDGGFDVQIVGVGELWYARDELVPRKPGQLQFALRRAATWDALRPCVVLETLVGSHAWGLANEASDIDTRGVFGLPLPWHFGLADKAKDLVSADGSHTFWEFSKAVEQALRADPNTLEMLFVPSARALDVLGEWLLAEREAFVSKALFGSFGRYAMSQLDKLTRSQRLAEHRDLVLAWLCEEPAPSLDEVARRLSAISPRTAPTPEDALLSAKTYLKQLYRSLSDQGLIEANDFAALIRYARGGGQRPPSARELRPKNAYNLLRLVVLATGWLKEGVPTFEVSGAIKARLLDIKAGHVPLEDVLRDAEALAPELEEAHRLSALPALPDYGRADRLLRRAGEELARRWVLQEPGPLGREAPSPPVFEDKEKEEES, encoded by the coding sequence ATGACCCGAGACACCTCACCGCCCGGGCAAGACCGCTCCGAAACGCCCGCCCGGCCCCGGGGCTACGAACAGGTAGACCGGCTCTCCGTGCCGCTGCCTCACGGCACCGAAGTGACGACGCGCGTGGAGCGGCTCGCCGGAGAGCGGCGCATCCCCCAGGGCGTGGTGGGCCGCGTGGCGCGCGCCCGCGACGGAGGCTTCGATGTGCAGATCGTCGGCGTGGGCGAACTCTGGTACGCCCGGGACGAGTTGGTGCCCCGCAAGCCGGGCCAGCTCCAGTTCGCGCTCCGGCGCGCCGCCACCTGGGACGCCCTGCGCCCCTGCGTGGTGCTGGAGACCCTCGTGGGCTCTCACGCCTGGGGGCTCGCCAACGAGGCCTCCGACATCGACACGCGCGGCGTCTTTGGCCTTCCCCTGCCCTGGCACTTCGGACTCGCGGACAAGGCGAAGGACCTCGTCAGCGCGGATGGCAGCCACACCTTCTGGGAGTTCTCCAAGGCGGTGGAGCAGGCCCTGCGCGCTGACCCCAACACGCTGGAGATGCTCTTCGTCCCCAGTGCGCGTGCCTTGGATGTGCTCGGCGAGTGGTTGCTCGCCGAGCGCGAGGCCTTCGTGTCCAAGGCCCTCTTCGGCAGCTTCGGACGCTATGCCATGAGCCAGCTCGACAAGCTCACCCGCAGCCAGCGGCTCGCCGAGCACCGGGACCTCGTGCTCGCGTGGTTGTGCGAGGAGCCCGCGCCGTCGCTCGACGAGGTGGCCCGGAGGCTGTCCGCCATCTCTCCGCGCACCGCGCCGACCCCCGAGGACGCGCTGCTCTCGGCCAAGACGTACCTCAAGCAGCTCTACCGCTCGCTGTCGGACCAGGGCCTCATCGAAGCCAACGACTTCGCCGCCCTCATCCGGTACGCGCGCGGCGGGGGTCAGCGGCCTCCCAGCGCCCGCGAGCTGCGGCCGAAGAACGCGTACAACCTCTTGCGCTTGGTGGTGCTCGCCACCGGCTGGTTGAAGGAGGGCGTCCCCACCTTCGAGGTGTCCGGCGCCATCAAGGCCCGCCTGCTGGACATCAAGGCGGGACACGTCCCGCTGGAGGACGTGCTGCGCGACGCCGAGGCACTCGCCCCGGAACTGGAGGAAGCCCACCGCCTCAGTGCGCTCCCCGCGCTGCCAGACTACGGACGCGCGGACCGGCTGCTGCGCCGGGCCGGAGAGGAGCTGGCGCGGCGCTGGGTGTTGCAGGAGCCCGGACCGCTGGGACGGGAGGCGCCCTCGCCTCCGGTCTTCGAAGACAAGGAAAAGGAAGAGGAATCATGA
- a CDS encoding nucleotidyltransferase domain-containing protein: protein MTDPLMTEHQTRIADRVLDEEAARRQHLVVSLTGAHAYGFPSPDSDLDLKCVHITPTAHLLRLEQRTTPAERLEVLEGVEVDYSSNELGPVLLGVLQGNGNFVERLLGAHALRGSAELESLRPRVRGVLSRRLHRHYRGFAQGQLREWEKTGFRSTKKLLYVLRTTLTGTHVLLTGEVETDLTALMDRYGFAEAGELVAWKRRGERSELSEALSERWREQTGRAFEQLDSARERSVLPEEPRETEALEAWLLDVRRSHW, encoded by the coding sequence ATGACGGATCCATTGATGACGGAACACCAGACCCGCATCGCCGACCGTGTCCTCGACGAAGAGGCCGCGCGCCGGCAACACCTCGTCGTCTCCCTCACGGGCGCGCACGCGTATGGCTTTCCCTCGCCCGACAGCGACCTCGACCTCAAGTGCGTGCACATCACGCCCACTGCCCACCTGCTGCGGCTGGAGCAGCGCACCACGCCCGCCGAGCGTCTGGAAGTCTTGGAGGGCGTCGAAGTGGACTACTCGTCCAACGAGCTGGGCCCCGTGCTCCTCGGTGTGCTCCAGGGCAATGGCAACTTCGTGGAGCGGCTGCTCGGGGCCCATGCCCTGAGGGGCTCGGCCGAGCTGGAGTCCCTGCGGCCCCGCGTGCGGGGGGTGCTGTCGCGGCGCCTCCACCGGCACTACCGCGGCTTCGCCCAGGGACAGCTGCGCGAGTGGGAGAAGACGGGCTTTCGCTCCACGAAGAAGCTCCTCTACGTGCTGCGCACGACGCTCACCGGCACCCATGTGCTGCTCACGGGCGAGGTGGAAACGGACCTCACCGCCCTGATGGACCGCTACGGCTTCGCGGAGGCGGGGGAGCTCGTCGCGTGGAAGCGGCGGGGGGAGCGCAGTGAGCTGTCCGAGGCACTCTCCGAGCGCTGGCGCGAACAGACCGGGCGTGCCTTCGAGCAGCTCGACTCGGCGCGCGAGCGTTCCGTGCTTCCCGAGGAACCCCGGGAAACGGAGGCCCTGGAGGCGTGGCTGCTCGACGTGCGGCGCTCACACTGGTGA
- a CDS encoding tyrosine-protein phosphatase has protein sequence MEADRELRQIVHPFQRLSNFRDVGGRKTADGRTFRTGVLFRSDELSRLNAGDLVKLQGLGIKLICDLRAPRESQKRRLRLPAASIRVVNVPLHEQATHDGNRRKLLGFLFGKTGGERFREFSSAYYHHLAFDQTARIREVITLLSGEQSLPALIHCTAGKDRTGFVAALIQLLVGVPVEGVMEDYLRTNDFFGPRLEKFIQVMRIMTLFQVSPERMRLIAGAHPEFLNEVLSTLMARYGSVESYLREACGIDQDTLQRLKERLLSA, from the coding sequence ATGGAAGCCGACCGGGAGCTTCGACAGATCGTTCACCCCTTCCAGAGGCTGTCGAACTTCCGCGACGTCGGCGGCCGGAAGACGGCGGACGGCCGGACGTTCCGGACCGGCGTGCTGTTCCGCTCGGACGAGCTGTCTCGCCTGAACGCTGGAGACCTGGTCAAGCTGCAAGGGCTCGGCATCAAGCTGATCTGCGATCTGCGCGCTCCGAGGGAGAGCCAGAAGAGGCGGCTGCGCCTGCCGGCAGCGTCAATCCGGGTGGTCAACGTTCCGCTCCATGAGCAGGCGACCCATGACGGCAACCGCAGGAAGCTGCTCGGTTTCCTGTTCGGCAAGACCGGCGGCGAGCGGTTCCGGGAGTTCAGCAGCGCCTATTACCACCACCTCGCGTTCGACCAGACGGCCCGTATCCGCGAGGTCATCACGCTGCTCTCCGGGGAGCAGAGCCTTCCGGCGCTGATTCACTGCACTGCGGGCAAGGACCGCACCGGCTTTGTGGCGGCCCTGATCCAACTGCTGGTCGGCGTCCCCGTCGAGGGGGTGATGGAGGACTACCTGCGGACCAACGACTTCTTCGGGCCGCGCCTGGAGAAGTTCATCCAGGTGATGCGGATCATGACGTTGTTCCAGGTCTCGCCGGAGCGCATGCGGTTGATCGCGGGGGCGCACCCCGAATTCCTGAACGAGGTGCTCAGCACCCTCATGGCGAGGTACGGCTCCGTGGAGAGCTACCTCCGCGAAGCCTGCGGAATCGATCAGGACACGTTGCAGAGGCTCAAGGAGCGGCTCCTGTCGGCCTGA